Below is a genomic region from Mesorhizobium sp..
CCGCCGCCGGTCACTCGACCGAGGGCCTCGCGCGAGGCGGAGAGGAGAAACCGTTCAGGGCGTCGGACCGCATCCCGCCGCGCGGCGACCACGAACCGGGCGAATATGCGAAACTGGTCGAGAAGGCGAAGCTGTCGTTCAAGCGCGGCGACCTGTTCGAGGTCGTGCCCGGGCAGATGTTCTACGAGCGCTGCGAGACGACGCCGTCGGAAATCTGCCGCAGGCTGAAGACGATCAACCCGTCGCCCTATTCGTTCTTCATCAATCTGGGCGACAACGAATATCTCATCGGCGCCTCGCCCGAGATGTTCGTGCGCGTCAACGGCCGCCGCGTCGAGACCTGCCCGATCTCCGGCACGATCCGGCGCGGCGACGATGCAATTTCCGATTCAGAACAGATCCTCAAGCTGTTGAATTCGAAGAAGGACGAGTCCGAGCTGACGATGTGCTCGGACGTCGACCGCAACGACAAGAGCCGCGTCTGCGAACCGGGCTCGGTCAAGGTCATCGGCCGGCGCCAGATCGAGATGTATTCGCGACTGATCCACACGGTCGACCACATCGAAGGCCGGCTGCGCGAGGGCATGGACGCATTCGACGCGTTCCTCAGCCACGCCTGGGCGGTGACCGTCACCGGCGCGCCGAAGCTCTGGGCCATGCGCTTCATCGAGCAGAACGAGAAGAGCCAGCGCGCCTGGTATGGCGGCGCCATCGGCATGGTGCACTTCAACGGCGACCTCAACACCGGTCTGACGCTGCGCACCATCCGCATCCAGGACGGCATCGCCGAGGTGCGGGCGGGTGCGACGCTTCTCTACGATTCCGATCCGGCGGAGGAAGAGGCCGAGACCGAGCTCAAGGCGTCGGCCATGCTGGCGGCGATCCGCGAGGCGAAGGCCGGCAATGCGAGTGCGACGCAGCGGCTGCCGGCGCGGGTCGGTGAGGGAGTGAACATCCTGCTCGTCGACCACGAGGATTCCTTCGTCCACACGCTCGCCAACTACTTCCGCCAGACCGGCGCGACGGTGACCACCGTGCGCACGCCGGTTCCCGACGAGGTGTTCGACCGCTTCAACCCCGACCTCGTGGTGCTGTCGCCGGGTCCCGGCACGCCGACCGACTTCGACTGTAAGGCGACGATCAAGCGCTCGCGGGCGAGGGGCCTGCCGATCTTCGGCGTGTGCCTGGGCCTTCAGGCGCTGGCCGAAAGCTATGGCGGCGAGTTGCGCCAACTGCACGTGCCGATGCACGGCAAGCCGTCGCGCATCCGCGTCAACAAGCAGGGGATCGTCTTTTCCGGCCTGCCGAAGGAGATCACCGTCGGCCGCTACCATTCGATCTTCGCCGATCCTGTCAGGCTGCCCGACGAGTTCCTGGTCACGGCGGAGACCGAGGACGGCGTGATCATGGCGTTCGAGCACCGCAACGAACCGATCGCCGCGGTGCAATTCCATCCGGAATCGATCATGACGCTGGGCCAGAACGCCGGCATGCGGATGATCGAGAACGTGGTGGCGCACCTGCCGCGCCGGGTGAAGGTGAAAGCGGCGTGACGACGGCGCGGCGCAGTTCCCTCCCCCTTGAGGGGAGGGTGGCCAGCCAAGGGCTGGCCGGGTGGGGTCGTCTCGGAAGTGCGCGACTTCATTCCGCTTCGCTGCAGATTTGCGCCGCGTTCGTCGCGTGCAACCCCACCCGGCCGCTGCGCGGCCACCCTCCCCTCGAGGGGGAGGGATCACCGTGAGCTCCAAGCAGCGCGTCGCCCGGCTCGCCTTCTGGTCGATCATCATCGCCTTCGCGGTGATGGGGCTGAAGTTCGCCGCCTGGTGGCTCACCGGCTCGGTGGCGCTCTATTCGGACGCGCTGGAATCGATCGTCAACGTGATCGCGGCGGGGGCGGCGTTCTGGGCGATCACGGTCAGCCACAAGCCGGCCGACCAGGACCACCAGTTCGGCCATCACAAGGCGGAGTATTTTTCCGCCGTGCTGGAAGGGGTGCTGATCGTCGTCGCCGCCTTGCTGATCTTCGCCGAGGTGGTTCGCGCCTGGCAGGCGCCGGCTCACCTGGAGGAGCCAGGCCTTGGTCTTGGCATCAACGCGGCGGGTGCTGTGATCAACGCCGTCTGGGCCTGGCTGCTGATCCGCATCGGCAGCGCGGAACGGTCGCCTGCGCTGGTCGCCGACGGGCGTCACATCCTGACCGACGTCGTCACCTCGGCCGGGGTGCTCGCCGGCCTGCTCGGAGCCCTCGCCACGGGCTGGCTCTTCCTCGACCCGCTGCTCGCGCTCGTCGTGGCGCTCAACATCCTGTTCCAGGGCTGGAAGGTCATCACCTCCTCGCTCAGCGGGCTGATGGACGAAGCCGTTCCGCTCGAGCAGAACATCCGCATCCGCGAAATTATCTCGGCCAATTCCAAGGGCGCGCTCGAGGTGCACGACCTGAAGACGCGCATCGCCGGGCGGGCGACCTTCATCGAGTTCCACCTGATCGTCGATTCGGACATGAAAGTCGGCGATTCGCATGCGATCTGCGACCGCATCGAGGACGCGCTCAGACAGGAGATCCCGAGCGTGCGGGTGACGATCCATGTCGAGCCGGACGACGAGGCGAAGCTGCCGATCGGGACGGCGGCGGTGCCTTTCGCGTAAGCTGGCGCGTGGGTGCCGTGCGCTGATTTCGGTTCGCATTCGCCAGCGCTGACCTTAGAAAAGGCGCATGCGACCAGAGCAGGCCGATCCGACATCTCCTCTTCCGAAGCCGGGCTGGTGGGCCTTGCTGGCGGGGCTTTCCATCATCCTTTCGGTGCTGTTCGAATGGGTGGACCTGCCGGCGGGACTGTTGATCGGCCCCATGATCGCAGGCATCGTCGTCGGCGTCCTTGGCGCCAGGCTCAGCCTGCCGCCGCTCGTGTCGCGCGCGGCCCTGGCGATCATCGGTTGCCTGATCGCGGCATCGCTCGAGCCGGCCCTGTTCGCGGCGCTGGCCGGCGACTGGCCGATCCTGCTTGGTGCGACCCTTGCCACTCTGGTCGCGAGCGGCGCGCTGGGCGGGCTCATCGCCCGTTTCGGCATCCTTCCCGGCACGACCGCGATCTGGGGCTCGGCGCCGGGTGCGGCGTCCGCGATGGTGCTGATGGCCGATGCCTTCGGCGCGGATGCGCGTCTCGTCGCCTTCATGCAATATGTCCGCGTCATCATGGTGTCGGTCGCCGCCGCGCTGATCGCGCGCCTTTTCGTCGACACGTCGGGGATCGAGGCGCCTGACGTCGTCTGGTTTCCGGCACTCGAATGGAGCGCGTTCTCCACGACCCTTCTCGTCGCGGCCGTCGGCTTGGGCGGAGCGTGGCTGGCGCGGTTGCCGGCCATGATGTTTCTCGGCCCGCTTGTGGTGGGCATCGTCGCGCATGCTGGCTTCGGCCTGCCGCTGCAACTGCCGCACTGGCTGCTCGCCGTGAGCTATGTGCTCGTGGGCTGGTCGATCGGCCTGCGCTTCGACCGCAAGGTGCTCGCGCATGCTGGCCGCTCGCTGCCGCAGGTGATGCTCGCCGTCCTGGTGCTCATCGGCTTCTGCGGCGGCGTCGCCTGGGTGCTGACGAAACTGCTCGGCATCGACCCGCTGACGGCCTATCTCGCGACCAGTCCCGGCGGCATGGATTCGGTCGCGGTCATCGCGGCGGCCTCTGGGAGCGTCGACATGGCCTTCGTGATGTCGATGCAGATGATGCGCTTCCTGATCGTCCTGCTGATCGGCCCGCCCGTGGCGCGGTGGTTCGCCGAGCGGATCCGCGTTCCCGATTGAGTAGGTCGGCGGGGGGACGGCTTGCGCTGGCGTGTTCGTTGGGATATTGAGCGCCCATGTCGTCGCGCCAGCCCATCGCTGTTTCCCGTTTCGCCGCTTTTGCGGGCGAGACCGCGCGCGCCTTCTCCTCGACGCTGCTTCTTCTCGGCCTTATCGGCGATCGCCGGGCTCGCTGAAGAGGAGCACCCGGCGGTCGATAGCCGCCCAGGTGTGCGCTCCTCGCCAGTCCCAATCTCGATCAATGCATGCTAGGACGCCGTCCGTACACGCCTCAGCGCGCCGGCGGCTCCGGAGAACGACAGATGAACAAGCACAGCCAGATTTCCCAAAAGCGCGGCATGCCGGATGCCTCGCGCAAATATCAGCCCTATCCCGTCATCGACATTCCCGACCGCACCTGGCCGTCGAAGCGCATCGAGAAGGCGCCGATCTGGTGCTCGGTCGATCTGCGCGACGGCAACCAGGCTCTGATCGACCCGATGGGCCACGACCGCAAGGCGCGGATGTTCCGCCTGTTGCTCGACATGGGCTTCAAGGAGATCGAGATCGGCTTTCCGTCGGCCTCGCAGACCGATTTCGACTTCGCCCGCTGGGCGATCGAGGAAGGCGGCGTGCCGCGGGACGTCTCGCTGCAGGTCCTGGTGCAATGCCGGCCTGAGCTGATTGCCCGCACCTTCGAGGCGCTCAAGGGCGCACACCGCCCGATCGTCCATTTCTACAACTCGACCAGCGAGTTGCAGCGCCGCGTCGTGTTCGAGAAGGACGTGAAGGGCATCAAGCAGATCGCCACCGATGCGGCGAAGATGATCACCGACATGGCTGCCAAGGCCGGCGGCGGCTTCCGTTTCGAATATTCGCCGGAAAGCTTCACCGGCACGGAACTCGACGTGGCGTTGGAGATCTGCAACGCGGTGACCGAGATCGTCGATCCGACGCCGGACAACAAGCTGATCCTGAACCTGCCGGCGACCGTCGAGATGTCGACGCCCAACATCTATGCCGACATGATCGAATGGATGAGCCGCAAACTCGACAGGCGCGACTCGATCATCCTGTCGCTGCATCCGCACAACGACCGCGGCACGGGCATCGCGGCAACCGAATTGGGGCTGATGGCGGGCGCGGACCGCGTCGAGGGCACGCTGTTCGGCAATGGCGAGCGCACCGGCAATGTGGACATCGTGACGCTGGCACTGAACATGTACACGCAGGGCCTCGACCCCGAACTGGACTGCACCGACATCACCCGGATGAAGGACGTGTTCGAGTATTCGAACCAGATGAAGATCCCGGAGCGCCATCCTTACGTCGGCGAACTGGTCTACACGGCTTTCTCCGGCTCGCACCAGGACGCCATCAACAAGGGCATGAAGGCGCTCAAGAAGGCGAACAAGGAGCTGTGGGAAGTTCCCTACCTGCCGATCGACCCAAAGGATGTCGGCCGCACCTACGAGGCGATCATCCGCATCAACTCGCAGTCCGGCAAGGGCGGCATCGCCTATGTGTTGCAGGCCGACTACGGGCTGAACCTGCCGCGCAATCTGCAGGTCGAGTTCTCGCAGCACATCCAGTCGATCACCGACGCCGAGGGCAAGGAAGTTCCGGCCAAGCGCATCTACGACAGCTTCATCGAACGCTATGTCGACCAGCCCAGGGGCCGTCTCAAGTTCGTCGACCACCAGACCTTCTCGGATCCGGACAACCGCCAGCGCCGCAGGATCGAGGCGACCATCCTCGACCGGGGCAGGGAAGTGACGATCACCGGCTCCGGCACCGGGCCGATCGACGCCTTCGTCGACGCGCTGTCGCGCCATATCGGCATCGACATGTCGGTGCTCGACTATTCGGAACACTCGATGCAGCGCGGCTCCAACGCGGCCGCGATCTCCTATGTCGAGATGGAGCACCCGGGCGGCCGGCTGTTCGGCGCCGGCATCAACACCAACATCGTCGCCGCCTCGCTCGAGGCGGTCGTGTCGG
It encodes:
- a CDS encoding anthranilate synthase, producing MSTEHMSDGAERFVTEGGVEVTRRRSPTPYEGAIDTYIDALNARRGAVFSSNYEYPGRYTRWDTAIIDPPVAITAIGRKMRIEALNARGEAMLPAIRKAVGTLADVAVEEATPSLVALRIAEPGRVFSEEERSRVPSVFTVLRAIVALYKTNEDANLGLYGAFGYDLAFQFDPVTQTLDRSRGQRDLVLFLPDEILVVDHYTAQAWHDHYDFAAAGHSTEGLARGGEEKPFRASDRIPPRGDHEPGEYAKLVEKAKLSFKRGDLFEVVPGQMFYERCETTPSEICRRLKTINPSPYSFFINLGDNEYLIGASPEMFVRVNGRRVETCPISGTIRRGDDAISDSEQILKLLNSKKDESELTMCSDVDRNDKSRVCEPGSVKVIGRRQIEMYSRLIHTVDHIEGRLREGMDAFDAFLSHAWAVTVTGAPKLWAMRFIEQNEKSQRAWYGGAIGMVHFNGDLNTGLTLRTIRIQDGIAEVRAGATLLYDSDPAEEEAETELKASAMLAAIREAKAGNASATQRLPARVGEGVNILLVDHEDSFVHTLANYFRQTGATVTTVRTPVPDEVFDRFNPDLVVLSPGPGTPTDFDCKATIKRSRARGLPIFGVCLGLQALAESYGGELRQLHVPMHGKPSRIRVNKQGIVFSGLPKEITVGRYHSIFADPVRLPDEFLVTAETEDGVIMAFEHRNEPIAAVQFHPESIMTLGQNAGMRMIENVVAHLPRRVKVKAA
- the leuA gene encoding 2-isopropylmalate synthase; the protein is MPDASRKYQPYPVIDIPDRTWPSKRIEKAPIWCSVDLRDGNQALIDPMGHDRKARMFRLLLDMGFKEIEIGFPSASQTDFDFARWAIEEGGVPRDVSLQVLVQCRPELIARTFEALKGAHRPIVHFYNSTSELQRRVVFEKDVKGIKQIATDAAKMITDMAAKAGGGFRFEYSPESFTGTELDVALEICNAVTEIVDPTPDNKLILNLPATVEMSTPNIYADMIEWMSRKLDRRDSIILSLHPHNDRGTGIAATELGLMAGADRVEGTLFGNGERTGNVDIVTLALNMYTQGLDPELDCTDITRMKDVFEYSNQMKIPERHPYVGELVYTAFSGSHQDAINKGMKALKKANKELWEVPYLPIDPKDVGRTYEAIIRINSQSGKGGIAYVLQADYGLNLPRNLQVEFSQHIQSITDAEGKEVPAKRIYDSFIERYVDQPRGRLKFVDHQTFSDPDNRQRRRIEATILDRGREVTITGSGTGPIDAFVDALSRHIGIDMSVLDYSEHSMQRGSNAAAISYVEMEHPGGRLFGAGINTNIVAASLEAVVSAANRILDGQGGKA
- a CDS encoding AbrB family transcriptional regulator — translated: MRPEQADPTSPLPKPGWWALLAGLSIILSVLFEWVDLPAGLLIGPMIAGIVVGVLGARLSLPPLVSRAALAIIGCLIAASLEPALFAALAGDWPILLGATLATLVASGALGGLIARFGILPGTTAIWGSAPGAASAMVLMADAFGADARLVAFMQYVRVIMVSVAAALIARLFVDTSGIEAPDVVWFPALEWSAFSTTLLVAAVGLGGAWLARLPAMMFLGPLVVGIVAHAGFGLPLQLPHWLLAVSYVLVGWSIGLRFDRKVLAHAGRSLPQVMLAVLVLIGFCGGVAWVLTKLLGIDPLTAYLATSPGGMDSVAVIAAASGSVDMAFVMSMQMMRFLIVLLIGPPVARWFAERIRVPD
- a CDS encoding cation diffusion facilitator family transporter, whose product is MSSKQRVARLAFWSIIIAFAVMGLKFAAWWLTGSVALYSDALESIVNVIAAGAAFWAITVSHKPADQDHQFGHHKAEYFSAVLEGVLIVVAALLIFAEVVRAWQAPAHLEEPGLGLGINAAGAVINAVWAWLLIRIGSAERSPALVADGRHILTDVVTSAGVLAGLLGALATGWLFLDPLLALVVALNILFQGWKVITSSLSGLMDEAVPLEQNIRIREIISANSKGALEVHDLKTRIAGRATFIEFHLIVDSDMKVGDSHAICDRIEDALRQEIPSVRVTIHVEPDDEAKLPIGTAAVPFA